A single genomic interval of Spinacia oleracea cultivar Varoflay chromosome 6, BTI_SOV_V1, whole genome shotgun sequence harbors:
- the LOC110800656 gene encoding uncharacterized protein: MVKLEISPILKNLKFMQRAAQKEEKPKKEVEEPKPDGKFVFPSNVNRKCVVIMEGDPHPGTVRGRMSFQNFNPSIDKLKDEAANGHEAEASTSSGFQTGRNFGRENGTQEELTEMNMGDDNGDRELKRKESEALSQKSHPKKLQKDSKGKKQPSPSENSSGKQSKRDKLDYNVLVPPKSQSKRRGG; encoded by the exons atggtGAAACTAGAGATATCGCCTATTTTGAAGAACTTGAAG TTTATGCAAAGGGCAGCTCAGAAAGAGGAGAAACCTAAGAAGGAAGTGGAAGAACCCAAGCCAGATGGGAAATTTGTTTTCCCTAGTAATGTTAATAGAAAATG TGTGGTCATTATGGAAGGAGACCCTCATCCAGGGACTGTAAGAGGTCGCATGTCATTTCAGAACTTCAATCCTTCTATAGAT AAACTGAAGGATGAGGCGGCTAATGGTCATGAAGCAGAAGCATCAACATCTTCCGGCTTTCAGACGGGAAGAAATTTTGGCAG GGAAAATGGCACACAAGAAGAGCTTACTGAAATGAATATGGGTGACGATAATGGTGATAGAGAACTCAAACGGAAAGAGTCTGAGGCATTATCTCAGAAAAGCCATCCAAAAAAGCTGCAGAAAGATAGTAAAGGTAAGAAACAGCCATCCCCAAGTGAGAACAGTTCCGGCAAACAATCAAAGCGTGATAAACTGGACTACAATGTGTTAGTTCCCCCAAAGTCTCAAAGCAAGAGAAGGGGAGGTTAG
- the LOC110800659 gene encoding scarecrow-like protein 30: MNFDPAEGYPSFQSTVDCVNGNGSFKECGLYEEPISLNDRQYDLYYQTHEDNSEIPDFPDACLKYMNDILMEEDLDDRPATLQDYHALQATEKSFYDVLCADQRPLSDDLNISCSSERGTGRYGTSVKSNWMIHQSQSVGFQQFDDTHHVLESTSEGSGSSSSFNYWRDGIADSPVSTLFDNELSNVVNSGMSRVYREMNYNKGVEGGETREELGNGSKGRKNHHQRENAGDLEERSAKQLAANNEEYSEMEKFDDVLISKEENNDISPCTSKSSVKEGSQNSEQDENPKGSKSKRKTKRGKKKINTEVVDLRTLLIQCAEAVACAEIRNANELLKQIRQHATPFGDSVQRVAHYFADGLEARMTGTGSELYKASDWKRFSSYDILKGYKLYVSALPFQRTSYFLANQTIAKLAEKASKLHIIDFGIFMGFQWPCLIQTLSRRPLGPPRLKITGVENPKSGFKPAQTVEETGRRLAGYCERFGVPFEFQAIAQQWHTTKPEDFNIESDELVVVSCLYKSRRLPDETVDGSSPRDSFLRLVRSLNPELFIHGVINGTFNAPFFITRFREALYHYSCLFDVFEVTMLREDQDRQLIENYLYGKDAMNIVACEGTERIERPETYKQWQMRHQRARFMQVPLNQEIVNKARAMVRANYHKDFMVEQDKHWLVHGWKGRILSAMSCWKPA, encoded by the coding sequence ATGAATTTCGATCCTGCGGAAGGGTATCCGAGCTTTCAAAGCACTGTAGATTGTGTTAATGGAAATGGGTCTTTTAAAGAGTGTGGTTTATATGAAGAACCCATCTCCTTAAATGACCGACAATATGATTTATACTATCAAACCCATGAAGATAATTCAGAAATACCTGATTTTCCTGATGCTTGTCTTAAGTATATGAATGATATTCTCATGGAAGAGGATTTAGATGATAGGCCTGCTACTTTGCAGGATTATCATGCCCTCCAAGCCACTGAGAAGTCATTTTATGATGTTCTTTGCGCCGATCAAAGACCGTTATCAGATGATCTCAACATTAGTTGCAGCAGTGAGAGGGGCACTGGTAGATATGGTACCAGTGTCAAGTCCAATTGGATGATCCATCAAAGTCAATCAGTGGGATTTCAACAATTTGATGATACTCATCATGTGTTGGAGTCAACTTCAGAGGGTTCTGGGTCAAGCAGTAGCTTCAATTATTGGAGGGATGGGATTGCAGACTCTCCTGTCAGCACATTATTTGACAATGAGCTGAGCAATGTAGTCAATTCCGGTATGAGTCGGGTTTACAGGGAGATGAATTATAATAAGGGTGTTGAAGGCGGAGAAACAAGGGAAGAGCTTGGTAATGGATCTAAGGGAAGGAAGAATCACCATCAAAGAGAAAATGCTGGTGACCTGGAAGAGAGGAGTGCAAAGCAACTAGCTGCTAATAATGAGGAATATTCAGAAATGGAAAAGTTTGATGATGTATTGATTAGCAAGGAAGAAAACAATGATATTTCACCTTGTACTAGCAAAAGTTCTGTTAAGGAAGGCAGTCAAAACTCAGAGCAGGATGAAAATCCAAAAGGGTCTAAGAGCAAGCGTAAAACAAAGCGTGGTAAGAAAAAGATTAATACAGAAGTGGTGGATCTTAGGACTCTCCTGATTCAGTGTGCAGAAGCTGTAGCGTGCGCTGAGATTAGAAATGCAAATGAGCTACTGAAGCAAATTAGGCAACATGCTACACCATTTGGGGATAGTGTACAGAGAGTAGCACATTATTTTGCAGATGGCCTTGAAGCACGCATGACAGGCACAGGATCAGAGTTATACAAAGCTTCTGATTGGAAGAGATTTTCTTCCTATGATATCTTGAAAGGTTACAAATTATATGTTTCAGCTCTTCCTTTCCAGAGAACGTCCTATTTCTTAGCAAATCAAACAATAGCAAAGTTGGCTGAAAAAGCATCAAAATTACACATTATTGATTTTGGCATCTTTATGGGTTTCCAATGGCCATGTCTTATTCAAACTCTCTCAAGAAGACCTCTTGGACCTCCTAGGCTTAAAATTACAGGAGTAGAAAATCCAAAGAGTGGTTTCAAACCTGCACAAACAGTTGAAGAGACCGGTAGAAGATTAGCAGGTTACTGTGAGAGATTTGGGGTGCCTTTCGAGTTTCAGGCCATTGCACAGCAATGGCATACCACAAAGCCAGAAGATTTCAATATAGAAAGTGATGAGCTTGTTGTAGTCTCTTGTCTTTACAAGTCAAGAAGGCTTCCTGATGAGACTGTTGATGGTAGCAGCCCGCGTGATTCTTTCTTGAGATTGGTCAGAAGCTTAAATCCTGAGCTTTTCATCCACGGTGTTATCAATGGTACATTCAATGCTCCCTTCTTTATCACTCGATTCAGGGAAGCACTCTATCACTACTCTTGTTTGTTCGATGTGTTTGAAGTTACCATGCTTCGTGAGGATCAGGATAGGCAACTGATAGAGAATTACTTATACGGTAAAGATGCCATGAATATAGTAGCTTGTGAGGGGACTGAAAGAATTGAGAGGCCCGAGACTTACAAGCAGTGGCAAATGCGCCATCAGAGGGCTAGATTCATGCAGGTGCCGCTTAATCAGGAAATTGTAAATAAAGCAAGGGCAATGGTAAGAGCAAATTACCACAAGGATTTTATGGTGGAACAAGACAAGCATTGGTTGGTTCACGGTTGGAAAGGAAGGATTTTGAGTGCAATGTCCTGTTGGAAACCTGCTTAA
- the LOC110800657 gene encoding uncharacterized protein, producing the protein MSYNEDYGRQDSAFTQSYRCYPASFIEKPQLEKGDKIIMPPSALDRLASLHIEYPMLFELRNPSASRVTHCGVLEFVADEGLIYLPYWMMENMLLQEGDIVQVKNASLSKGRFVKLQPHTKDFLDISNPKVVLETTLRSFSCLTTGDTIMVAYNNKKFYIDVVETKPSSAVSIIETDCEVDFAPPLDYKEPEKPSRSTPTKKSRPEVAEEEPAKKVAKFNPFTGPGRRLDGKPSTAADEATVGPSVSTSTLCKENETPSSSNGANKSCGKLVFGSNSDQSSNGKPKGNQTVKNKEPPVKEGEEEEETKFQAFTGKKYSLKN; encoded by the exons ATG TCTTACAATGAAGATTATGGTCGACAGGATTCGGCATTTACTCAAAGTTATCGGTGCTACCCTGCTTCTTTTATTGAGAAG CCACAACTGGAGAAGGGCGATAAGA TCATAATGCCTCCATCAGCTCTAGATAGACTTG CATCTCTGCATATCGAGTACCCAATGTTGTTTGAGTTGAGGAATCCATCCGCTAGTCGTGTGACTCATTGCGGGGTGCTGGAATTTGTCGCTGATGAAGGCCTTATATATCTTCCATACTGG ATGATGGAGAACATGCTCCTCCAGGAGGGAGACATTGTGCAAGTTAAGAATGCCAGCCTATCAAAGGGTAGATTTGTAAAACTCCAACCTCACACCAAAGACTTTCTAGATATATCGAACCCCAAAGTCGT CTTGGAGACAACTTTGAGGAGCTTCTCTTGTTTAACCACAGGGGACACTATCATGGTTGCTTATAACAACAAAAAGTTTTACATTGATGTAGTGGAAACCAAACCCTCTTCGGCTGTCAGTATAATTGAGACTGACTGTGAGGTTGACTTTGCACCACCTCTTGATTATAAAGAACCTGAGAAGCCATCACGTTCAACTCCAACAAAGAAGTCAAGGCCAGAAG TAGCTGAAGAAGAGCCGGCTAAGAAAGTTGCCAAATTTAACCCATTTACGGGACCAGGGAGACGCTTGGATGGGAAACCTTCAACAGCTGCTGATGAAGCAACTGTTGGTCCATCAGTCTCTACTTCTACTCTGTGCAAAGAGAATGAAACACCATCCAGCTCAAATGGTGCTAATAAAAGTTGCGGGAAGCTTGTTTTTGGGTCAAATTCAGACCAATCTTCAAATGGGAAACCAAAA GGCAATCAGACAGTGAAAAACAAAGAGCCACCTGTaaaagaaggagaagaagaagaagaaacaaaGTTCCAAGCATTCACCGGGAAGAAATATTCACTGAAAAACTGA
- the LOC110800654 gene encoding uncharacterized protein has protein sequence MGNNLIHMSPEINERCVELDQILQLPGHNIINEGCVELDQLAENNLLNEGCLDLRLLDNNLINLTNKGCLHVNQISKLPENNPIKKVWADFNRISQLPEHIIHQILSFVPIKDAGRTCILSKDLNKVCTSYNILKSLHYDHNSFALQLLVSAQIGQDPEIHEIRNKFMEFVGNNLVSINQQKLPVFKLNLDVVVIDNEFSHVDELMDLVGKTKVEKLCVSVQTKDSGWDYKDMFEEDLYYEFPYMALLGSKWLQSLSVRWCKLMSNNVGKYSSLRQMRLSYVMLGDEALISSLGSCCPEIEHLEFDGCAFWFETLELYKFPKLKKAFFQGVQQNSRLRKVDSRGTNKLEDFRIYIGNLEWMISPESCSNIRDLQLCCCSVNQASLFQDLTTSFPLIQRAYLTDIERVHRINATSFHLRSLDLSSTYSLKKIYVDCPNLSDFYYSGLVLEEVYINCPKLNNFSYNGNHKIPTVIYLNIPPTLRNIYIGFWVSGVNSSWFISLNKFLQLMGDHEYVFLHLSVGSLQLVEFALNNFEASQISQNNVHLEVQILYRCNIKNIGAFVDGLFWSTRPTTLNIDGDYYEFIKDLSGKLGKKKGEDESCCCCCCCCCCCCCCCCEAQLCSKYWWHNIQDYEVKHRHNKDKGKLVSLEELYQDDQARNESCFKFQWRNKYICN, from the exons ATGGGCAATAATCTCATACACATGTCGCCGGAAATAAACGAAAGATGTGTAGAATTGGATCAGATTTTGCAGTTGCCGGGACATAATATCATAAACGAAGGATGTGTAGAATTGGATCAGTTGGCCGAAAATAATCTCCTAAACGAAGGATGTTTAGACTTGCGGTTGCTGGATAATAATCTGATTAATCTCACAAACAAAGGATGTCTACACGTAAATCAGATTTCAAAGTTGCCGGAAAACAATCCCATAAAGAAAGTATGGGCAGACTTTAACCGGATTTCGCAGTTGCCAGAACACATTATACACCAGATTCTATCATTTGTTCCTATAAAAGATGCTGGTCGAACCTGCATTTTGTCCAAGGACTTGAATAAAGTATGTACTTCATACAACATTTTGAAATCTTTGCATTATGATCACAACTCTTTTGCTTTACAATTACTAGTTTCTGCTCAAATCGGACAAGACCCAGAAATTCATGAAATAAGGAACAAATTCATGGAGTTTGTGGGTAACAATTTGGTAAGCATAAACCAACAAAAATTACCAGTGTTCAAATTAAATTTGGATGTGGTTGTAATTGACAATGAGTTTTCACATGTTGATGAGCTGATGGATTTGGTTGGGAAAACAAAGGTTGAGAAATTGTGTGTTTCTGTGCAAACAAAAGACTCTGGTTGGGATTATAAAGACATGTTTGAGGAAGATCTATATTACGAATTCCCTTACATGGCTTTATTAGGCTCAAAATGGTTGCAATCCCTTAGTGTTAGATGGTGCAAGCTTATGAGCAACAATGTAGGCAAGTATTCTTCGTTGCGACAAATGCGGCTCTCGTATGTTATGTTGGGTGATGAAGCATTAATAAGTAGCTTAGGAAGTTGTTGTCCAGAGATTGAACATCTAGAGTTTGATGGTTGTGCGTTTTGGTTTGAAACCCTTGAGCTTTATAAATTTCCTAAGCTAAAGAAGGCTTTCTTTCAGGGTGTACAACAAAATAGCAGACTCCGTAAAGTTGACAGTAGAGGAACTAATAAGCTTGAAGATTTTCGTATTTATATTGGTAATTTGGAGTGGATGATCAGTCCAGAAAGTTGTAGTAATATAAGAGATCTTCAGCTTTGTTGTTGCTCTGTAAACCAGGCTAGTTTGTTTCAAGACCTTACAACTAGTTTTCCACTTATTCAGAGAGCATATCTTACAGATATTGAACGTGTACACAGGATTAATGCAACTAGTTTTCATCTAAGGAGTTTAGATTTATCTTCAACTTATTCACTTAAGAAGATTTATGTTGATTGCCCAAATCTGAGTGATTTCTACTACTCAGGTTTGGTTTTGGAGGAGGTTTATATCAACTGTCCAAAACTAAACAACTTTTCGTATAATGGGAATCACAAGATTCCAACGGTTATTTATCTTAACATACCACCTACATTACGGAATATATACATTGGTTTTTGGGTGTCTGGTGTTAACTCGTCGTGGTTCATCAGCTTAAACAAGTTTCTACAGCTGATGGGAGATCATGAATATGTTTTCCTGCATCTTAGTGTTGGGAGTTTGCAGTTG GTGGAATTTGCTCTGAATAACTTTGAAGCAAGTCAGATTTCCCAAAACAATGTTCACCTAGAAGTGCAGATTCTATACAGGTGTAACATTAAAAATATAGGTGCTTTTGTAGATGGGTTGTTTTGGAGTACCCGTCCGACTACCTTGAATATTGATGGTGATTATTATGAATTCATAAAG GACTTGAGTGGAAAACTAGGTAAAAAGAAAGGTGAAGATGAAtcctgttgctgttgctgttgctgttgctgttgctgttgctgttgctgttgcgaGGCACAGTTGTGCAGTAAATATTGGTGGCACAACATCCAAGATTATGAAGTTAAACACCGACATAATAAAGACAAGGGGAAGTTGGTATCTTTAGAGGAGCTGTACCAAGATGACCAAGCTAGAAACGAGTCTTGTTTCAAATTCCAGTGGCGAAACAAATATATATGTAATTGA
- the LOC110800655 gene encoding sucrose synthase, with amino-acid sequence MAANLKERLDEALSTHQNEILMFFSRVETHGRAILQRQQLLAEFEGIKLADGFFAEVIRSAQEAIVFSPSIALIIRQNPGVWNYISFDIKNIVFKELTTAEFLRLKEMVVEENLKEKFVLELDFEPFTGSLNLPSLTKSIGNGAEFLNCSLSATMFNDRKRLVYLLDFLRAHHYKEKSLMLNDRIQNLNSLKSALLMAQEHLLTLVPTTPYSKFEQKLQEIGFERGWGNNAERSLGMITLLQDLIDAPDPCTLDKFLSKIPLVFNLVILSPHGYFAQENVLGYPDTGGQVVYILDQVRALEAEMLQRIQEQGLDIIPRILIVTRLLPNVVGTACGQRLEKVYGTQNCDIIRVPFRTEKGIVRRWISRFEVWPYLETFTEDVANELSKELQTSPDLIIGNYSDGNMVALLLAHKLGVTMCTIAHALEKTKYPNSDVYWKKFEDKYHFSCQFTADLLAMNYTDFIITSSFQEIAGNMNKVGQYESHMAFTLPGLFRVVNGINVFDPKFNIVSPGADASVYFPYTEKKLRFSQLNPGLEEMLYGSVENKEHMCVLKDRNKPIIFSMARLDRVKNITGLVEWYGKSNRLRELVNLVIVGGDRSKESEDIEEREEIKKMYQLIEKYNLNGQFRWISVQMSRMKNGELYRYIADTKGAFVQPAVYEAFGLTVIEAMTSGLPTFATCNGGPAEIIVHGKSGFHIDPYQGDKAAQLIVDFFDKCKVDPTHWELISKGGLERIQDKYTWKIYSKKLLTLAGIYSFSKYVSKPDKSQAYRYIEMLLAIGYNKLVESIPLAVED; translated from the exons ATGGCTGCTAATCTTAAGGAGCGGTTGGATGAAGCATTATCCACTCACCAAAATGAGATCCTTATGTTTTTCTCAAG AGTTGAGACGCACGGGAGAGCAATCCTTCAGCGTCAACAGTTGCTTGCTGAATTTGAAGGGATAAAACTTGCTGATGGGTTTTTTGCTGAAGTTATAAGATCCGCTCAG GAAGCAATAGTTTTCTCTCCATCAATTGCTCTTATTATTCGTCAGAATCCTGGTGTCTGGAACTACATTTCTTTTGACATCAAGAATATCGTCTTTAAGGAACTGACAACGGCAGAGTTTCTGAGACTGAAAGAGATGGTGGTTGAAGAGAA CTTGAAGGAAAAGTTTGTACTGGAACTGGATTTTGAGCCGTTCACTGGATCATTAAACCTTCCATCTCTTACCAAGTCAATTGGAAATGGGGCTGAGTTCCTCAACTGCAGCCTTTCTGCTACAATGTTCAATGACAGAAAACGCCTGGTTTATCTTCTTGATTTTCTCCGAGCTCACCACTATAAAGAGAAG TCCTTGATGTTGAATGACAGGATTCAGAACTTGAATTCTCTTAAGTCTGCATTGTTGATGGCACAAGAACATCTGCTTACCCTTGTTCCTACTACTCCATACTCTAAGTTCGAGCAGAAGCTACAGGAGATTGGATTTGAAAGAGGATGGGGTAACAATGCTGAGCGTTCTTTGGGTATGATCACCCTACTTCAAGACCTCATAGATGCTCCTGATCCATGTACCCTCGACAAGTTTCTTAGCAAAATTCCTTTGGTTTTTAACCTCGTAATTCTATCACCTCATGGTTACTTTGCCCAGGAGAACGTCTTAGGCTATCCTGATACTGGTGGCCAG GTGGTGTATATCTTGGATCAAGTTCGCGCATTGGAGGCTGAAATGCTTCAACGCATTCAGGAACAAGGACTTGACATAATCCCTCGAATCCTTATT GTTACTCGTCTGCTACCAAACGTGGTGGGTACTGCCTGTGGACAGCGCCTTGAGAAGGTATATGGGACCCAGAACTGTGACATCATTCGTGTGCCATTCAGAACAGAGAAAGGAATCGTTAGAAGATGGATTTCAAGATTTGAAGTTTGGCCTTACCTAGAGACTTTCACTGAG GATGTGGCAAATGAACTTTCCAAGGAGCTGCAGACCTCACCTGATTTGATAATTGGAAACTACAGTGATGGGAACATGGTAGCCTTACTTTTAGCACATAAACTAGGTGTAACAATG TGCACGATTGCTCACGCTCTAGAGAAGACAAAATATCCAAATTCAGACGTTTATTGGAAGAAATTTGAGGATAAGTACCACTTTTCCTGTCAGTTTACAGCTGATCTTCTTGCCATGAACTACACGGACTTCATCATCACTAGTTCTTTTCAAGAGATTGCTGGAAA TATGAACAAAGTAGGACAGTATGAGTCACACATGGCGTTCACTCTTCCTGGATTGTTTCGAGTTGTGAATGGGATTAATGTATTTGATCCCAAATTTAACATCGTCTCACCAGGAGCTGACGCGTCCGTCTACTTCCCTTACACTGAAAAGAAGTTGAGATTTAGCCAATTAAATCCCGGGCTTGAAGAAATGCTTTATGGCTCTGTTGAGAACAAGGAACATAT GTGTGTACTAAAGGACAGAAACAAGCCAATCATATTCTCAATGGCAAGACTAGATCGAGTGAAGAACATTACAGGACTTGTTGAGTGGTATGGAAAGAGCAATAGGCTCCGGGAATTGGTAAACCTTGTAATAGTGGGTGGAGACCGGAGCAAGGAGTCTGAGGATATTGAGGAGAGGGAGGAAATTAAGAAGATGTATCAACTGATAGAAAAATACAACTTGAATGGGCAATTTAGGTGGATTTCTGTTCAGATGAGCAGGATGAAAAACGGTGAACTTTACAGGTATATAGCAGATACAAAGGGAGCATTTGTTCAGCCTGCTGTTTACGAAGCCTTTGGGTTAACTGTCATAGAAGCAATGACCTCAGGGCTGCCAACTTTCGCGACTTGTAATGGTGGTCCTGCTGAGATTATAGTTCATGGAAAGTCCGGGTTTCATATTGATCCTTACCAAGGTGACAAAGCAGCTCAACTAATAGTTGATTTCTTTGATAAGTGCAAGGTTGATCCTACCCATTGGGAGCTTATCTCAAAGGGAGGACTAGAACGAATTCAAGACAA ATACACATGGAAAATATACTCAAAAAAACTGCTCACACTTGCTGGGATTTATAGCTTTTCAAAGTATGTTTCTAAGCCTGATAAAAGCCAGGCATATCGCTACATTGAGATGTTGTTGGCCATTGGTTATAACAAGCTA GTTGAATCAATTCCCCTCGCTGTGGAGGACTAG